A DNA window from Canis lupus familiaris isolate Mischka breed German Shepherd chromosome 10, alternate assembly UU_Cfam_GSD_1.0, whole genome shotgun sequence contains the following coding sequences:
- the LOC119873754 gene encoding olfactory receptor 6C75: MRNHTAITEFILLGLTNDPQWQVVLFIFLFVTYMLSVTGNLIIITLTLSDPHLQTPMYFFLRNFSFLEISFTSVCIPRFLVTIVTRDRTITYNGCVTQLFFFIFLGVTEFYLLAAMSYDRYVAICKPLHYMTVMSSRVCILLVFSSWLAGFLIIFPPLILLLQLDFCASNIIDHFICDSSPILQLSCTNTHFLELMAFFLAVVTLMVTLTLVILSYTYIIRTILRIPSTSQRKKAFSTCSSHMIVVSLSYGSCIFMYIKPSARERVTLSKGVAVLNTSVAPLLNPFIYTLRNQQVKQAFKNMVQRMVFSNK, from the coding sequence atgagaaatcacACAGCAATAACAGAGTTTATTCTTCTTGGATTGACAAATGACCCACAGTGGCAGGTTgtacttttcatatttctttttgttacctaCATGCTCAGTGTGACTGGGAACCTGATCATTATCACCCTCACTCTTTCAGATCCCCACCTGCAGACTCCAATGTATTTCTTCCTTCGAAACTTCTCATTCCTAGAAATATCATTCACGTCTGTCTGCATTCCCAGATTCCTTGTCACTATCGTGACAAGGGACAGAACCATTACTTACAATGGTTGTGTGACTCAgctatttttcttcatcttcttggGGGTGACAGAATTTTACCTTCTGGCTGCCATGTCCTATGACCGCtacgtggccatctgcaaacccctGCATTACATGACTGTCATGAGCAGCAGAGTCTGCATCCTTCTTGTCTTTAGCTCATGGCTTGCAGGATTCCTGATCATCTTTCCACCATTAATCCTGCTGCTGCAACTGGATTTCTGTGCCTCCAATATAATTGATCATTTTATTTGTGACTCTTCTCCAATTCTACAGCTTTCTTGTACAAACACTCACTTTCTAGAACTCATGGCATTTTTTTTAGCGGTGGTAACACTTATGGTCACCTTAACCCTAGTTATTCTCTCTTATACATACATCATCCGGACAATTCTGAGAATTCCTTCTACGAGTCAAAGGAAAAAAGCCTTTTCCACATGTTCCTCCCACATGATAGTGGTCTCCCTCTCTTATGGTAGCTGTATCTTCATGTACATTAAGCCTTCTGCAAGGGAAAGGGTAACTTTAAGCAAAGGAGTAGCTGTGCTCAATACCTCAGTGGCTCCTCTCTTGAATCCTTTCATATACACACTAAGAAACCAGCAGGTGAAGCAAGCCTTCAAGAACATGGTTCAGAGAATggtcttttcaaataaatga